TCAAAAAGCCTCAACTTTATATTGGCTGGTTGATCCTATTGATAGTACGTCGGGATTTATTAAAAACCGTTTTTTTGCCTCTGCCGTATCCTTGATGTATGAGGATAGTCCTATACTTGCAGTTATGGCATGTCCGTGTGCAGATCGCCACACGTTCAAAATCTATTCGGCTGCTAAAAACTCTGGGGTTTCTTTATTTGGCACTGCAATTGAAACTCGGCAGTATTTAAAATCTGGAGAAACACTAACGGGGAAGTTTTGTGAAGCATCTCTAGCTGCACGTAACCAACAGCACCAGGCTACACGCTTATTAAGTCTCTCTTTACCGGGGCAACCCCAAGCTTGTCGAGTTGACAGTCAATACAAATACGCTATGGTCGCTGAAGGCGCTGTAGACTTTTTTATCCGCTACCCCTTTGCTATTTCTCAAGCAAGAGCGTGGGATCATGCTCCAGGAGCTTTTTTAGTAGAAGAGTCGGGAGGTGTAGTTTCTGATATTTTTGGGAATGCGCTCAATTACCGTCGTGAAGATTTCATTTTAGAAAATCATCCCATAATTCTAGCTTCCGGGAATGCGGAAATTCACAGGACTACGTTAGACGCCTTACAAGAACACTTAAATATTGTTTCTGAAGAAAACTTGCTAGCTTACTAAATGTAAGCTGTAAGTTTTTCTTCCACTATACTGTCTGATAAAATGACTGTATCTTGATCAGTATCTTCGCTTTTCTGATAAATTTCTTTAAGGATCAAAGGCAGTTGATTGACTTTTTGTAAGACTGTTTTGGGACAATAAGTTTTTCCAACAGCAAGAGCCACATTCAATAAGCCGCCGGCATTGGCTAGATAATCTGGGGCATACAATATTCCCTGAGCATGAAGCACAGCGCCTAAGGAAGGATGTTCTAATTGATTATTTGCGGCCCCTACAACAGCGCGACAACGCAAATTATAGACATTACTTCTATTAATCACTCCCCCGAATGCACATGGAACAAAAATATCACATTCTAGTGTGGGAAATGCATGTATAGGGACAACAGTAACTCCGTAGAATTTGGTTACTTCATCAAGAATAGAGGGATTCGCATCAGAAACATACAACTCGGCACCTGCAAAAAACAGCGAGTGTAAAAGCTTTCTACCGACAGCACCGAGACCTTGAATTCCGATCTTCCTTCCTGTCAAAGAAGAACTTCCCCATAACTGCTCTGCAGTTTCCTTGATGCATAAAAAGACGCCGTGGGCTGTATAAATTGAAGGATCCCCACTCACACTTTCTATACCGCATACCCAAGGAGTTTCCTGATGGATAATATTTATATCATTTACAGAGACTCCCATATCTTCTGCTGCAATATACTGTCCGCTGAGGGAATCTACTGCCTGACCAAAAGCTCTAAGTATATCTTCAGTAGGGCGTGTCATCCCTTGAGGAAGAATAATTACACTTTTTCCTCCACCGGTTCCTGTCCCACTAAGAACAGCCTTATATGTCATGCCTTTAGATAAACGCAAAACATCCGTCAAAGCAGCATCAAAAGAATCGTAACTAAAGGCGCGAACTCCGCCTAAGGCTGGACCCACTAGTGTCTGATGAATGGCAATTAACGCGTGTAGCTGAATATCTTCACAAGTCACTTCGATTACACGTTCGTAATCTTCTATATGCAAATCTTTAAACACCAGAGGATATTTCATAATCTTAAAGTAGAAGTATTTGTAATTATAACATGCAAGTATTGTATAGATTTAATTAAAAGTCAATTAACTAAACCCTCTCCCTTCTCTTAAAATTCCTCTCGTGTTACTCTAGATTACGCAGAAAAACTCGTGAATAAAAAAAAAGAGTATAATGAGAGTCGCTTATGTCTGAAAAACAATCTTTATCGATCATGCATCCTTGGCACGGTCCTATATTAACTCAAGATAACTATGAATCTCTATGTTGTTATATAGAAATTACGCCGCAGGATTCTGTAAAGTTTGAATTAGACAAAACTACAGGTTTATTGAAAGTAGATCGCCCTCAGAAATTTTCTAATTTCTGCCCTTGTTTATATGGATTATTACCTAGAACGTATTGTGGTGAACTTTCTGGGCAATATAGCGGAGAACAAAGTTTGAAAGCCGATATCCGTGGTGACGATGATCCCTTAGATGTTTGCGTGCTTACAGAAAAAAATATCACTCACGGCAACATCTTGCTTCAAGCACGTCCTATTGGTGGTCTGCGCATTATTGACTCTGGAGAAGCCGACGATAAAATTATCGCTGTTCTTGAAGACGATTTAGTCTTTTCAGAGATAAAAGATATCTCTGACTGTCCTTGTACTGTTCTTGATATGATTCAGCATTATTTTCTAACGTATAAAGCTACCCCAGAACACTTGATCAATGCAAAACCAGCAAAAATTGAAATTGTAGGGATTTACGGGAAGAAAGAAGCACAAAAGGTCATTCAACTAGCACACGAAGACTATTTGAATAAATTTGTTAGAGAGAAAACAACTATATAACTCATGTTTCTGGAGAGGAGGCTCCTCTCCTTACATTCTTCAACTTAGAAAGAGAAGAGATAGCTGTTGATAAACTTATCTGCTTCTACAGCAATCTCTTTAAGCTCAGGGAAGCTCAATAATCGTATACCTTCTTGAAAGCTTAACCATTGAGTGTCACAAATTTCATTCGGATCTGCATGTACATCCCCTTGAACTTCTGCTAAGAAGTAGGTGACTTCTTTACGAACAAATACCTCGTTATCATTAAAAGAATAGTGTTCTACAAGAACTTTTGGGAAAAAGTTGACTATACTCAAGCCAGTTTCTTCAACTAACTCTCTTTCTGCAGCCTCCTGAGGACCTTCTTTATCTTCAGAATGGCCTTTAGGGAATCCCCAATGCTTGCCTTGGGTATGGCAGATAAAACAAGCTTTTAGTGTACTTTTATCAGGAGTACCAAAAAACTTTATGGGAATAATACCAAAAGAGTATTCATACTTTGTCTTTATCATAATTAGGGTATATACCTCGAGAATAATATCGTTGAATTATGTCCACCAAAACCAAAAGAATTCGACATAGCGACATCTATATCCCAATCCTGGGCTTTATTTGCAACTACGTCAAAATCATCAATTTCCGTAATCGGGTTTTCTAAATTAATCGTAGGATGTAATTTCCCCGTTTGAATTGCTTGAATTGTCGCAACAGCTTCGACGCCCCCAGCAGCTCCTAGGCAATGCCCTATAAGTGACTTCGTGGAATTCATTCGCAGCTTCTTTACATGACTACCGAAAGCTTTTTTCAATGCTAAAACTTCCGATATATCCCCTAGAGGAGTTGATGTACCATGAGCGTTAATATAGTTTACGCGTTCTTTAGGAATACCAGAACTTTCTAAAGCCCCAAGAATACAGGAGGTGATCCCTTCTCCGTCATCTCTAGGAGCTGTAATATGAAAAGCGTCGCAAGTAGTATACGCACCGAGGATCTCTGCATATATAGGAGCTCCTCGCTTTAAAGCGTTTTCCAAGGTTTCCAAAACTAAGATTCCGGCTCCTTCACCAATGACAAACCCGTCCCTATCCCTATCCCAAGGACGAGAGGCTTCTTGAGGGGCATCATTCCTTTCTGATAAGGCACGATTAGCAATAAAACCTGCCAAGCCAACACGATTCACGGCAGCTTCGGTACCTCCACAAACTATAATATCCGCGCGTCCAGAAACCAGGTGCTGATACGCGGCATCTATACAATAGTTTGAAGTTGCGCAAGCTGTAGATATGGAATAGTTCGGTCCCATCAGCCCGAAATCCATAGCAATCAGGGCAGGAGCCATATTAGTGATAATGTAAGGTATGAAAAATGGAGAGAGTTTTTTATTACCAAGAATCAGGCGTTCCATACCATCGTCCAATGTCTGTAATCCTCCCATACCCGAACCGATGATCACACCGCAACGAAGAGGATCCGCTGGAAGATTATCTTTGTCCCATCTAGACATAGCAATAGCTTTCTTAGCTGCAACTACGGCGTAAGTAATAAAACAATCTACTCTTCGTGCTTGCTTTTTATCTAAATAGGGCTCGGGATTAAATTCGGGGATCCAACCAGCAAAACGCGTAGCATAATCTTCGCATGGGAAAGAAGTGATCGTACGAACACCGCTAACACCGGCAAGCAAATTATCATAAAAGGTGTCTATTTCGTTACCTAAACAAGAAACAACGCCCAATCCCGTGACAACTACACGTTTTTTACTCATAAAGTTATTCTACCCTGTTAAGAAGCTAGAAGCTTGGATGTAATAATGGAACCATCCTTCCAAAGCTCTTCCAATCGATACTGTTCTCTAATGGACGAGATGAACAAATGGATGACAATAAATCCGTAATCTATAACTACCCAGTCACCATGACTTAACCCCTCTACATGTAAAGGAGCCACATTATGTTCTTTCAATTCTTGTACAATCGTATCTGCCAAAGCTTTTACATGTACACCCACATGCCCTTCAGCAAAAATAAAGTAATCTGTGAGCTGAGAAATGGCACGAACATCTAAGATAACAGGATTATTGCCTTTTTTGTTATCAATAACTTTGGCAATTACTTTTAATAAATCAAAGCAAAATAATTCCATAGAAACTGGCACGAGAATACTCGATTATCTAAGATAAGGTCGAGCTTTTTTTCTTAGATTAAATAATATTCCAATAATACTTTCTCGCCATTTTTCTAAGTCTTCCTCTAGGTCGGACCACGGTTTTCTCCTCACCTAGAAGAAGAAAAGGCAAGTCAAGAATATGGTCTGAGAAAGTATGACTTCTCGCCCGTCCTATTTTTTTTAGATGGCTAAGTATTCTGGCTTTATTATCTCCAGTTAGGCATTGATTTGCAAGCGTTTGCCCTCTAGAAAATACTTGAAATTTCGAAGCATAACATATGTTGGCGCCTAACTTTTCCGCTATGGGTCTAACGATGAAATCTGGCGAGGAGGAAAAGATCATGACTTCCCCGAGAGGATCTTCTAAAGCTTCATAAAATTTTTCTAAAGCTGGTGTATAAAAATCTTTTTTTACTAGTGTCTGTGCAAAATTGCAGGCTGTAGCAGAAAGATCTTCAAATGCAACTGATGAAAATAATGAGGAGACTATCCGAGAATAAAACGAGGGTAAGTCTAAAAAAAAAATCGAAACCGAAGAAAATATAAAAAACAAGAAGGAAGGGTTTTATAAGAGAATAAGCGACGCTCTAGAGCGCATTTATAAAACCCTATACTGCTATTTCCTCGTAGCAACGTACCATCTAAGTCAAAAGCATATATACAAGATTGTCTCATGTTAACTGCTGAATTTGGCGCTTCAAGTCCAGGATACTTTGATCCAGTTCCTCTAAAGCACGTTTATCTTCTTCAACTAGAGCACTGTACTGCATAGCACGATCGAAATCTAGACCCGAAGATCCCAGAAGTTTCTTATCTTGCTCTAATTTATCTTTTAATTCCTTACGACGTTCTTGTCTTTGAGACAAAACTTGCCGCATATTTGTGAGTTTTTCACGAGAATCAGGAGAAGACAGCAGTTGTTCTTCAAAATATGCTGTTATATGCTGTAAAGTTAAATTCAATTGATTATCTAAAGAAATCCGTTCTGAAGCAGATAAGAAAGCTGCCTTAGTTAAAGATTCTTTCAACTCTTGCCACTCGGATCGTGTTTCTGAGTGAATATCCCCAGAAGTGCACTTTTCAGAGAACAGTTTGATCTTCTCAGTGAGCTCTTTTATAGCTTCTTGCCGGATTTGTTTATCTCTAGCTAATTGCTCTTGATATACCTGTTCGGCAGCCTCTTGTTTTTCTCTGAGCTTCTCAAACAAAACTTGCAGTTCTGTCTTCAAAGCCACAACATCGTCATGGATTAAGTCCAGAGACCGTATACGCTTTGCAGCGACATCTAAATCCTTGCGAATTCTAAAAAGATCACCGCCCTCTTCCAACACTTGAGCTATACCTGAAAGTTGCTCGCGAACATCTTTAGAGTTTTCAGCAGAAGCCACTCTTAGACGACTTTGCTCTTGGCGAATTTCTTTTTCTAAACCTTTGAGTTGATCCCAGCATTTACTGAGCTTCAAACGTGTATCAGAAAAGACAGTAGAAGATACAGCTAAGCATTTAGCCGCCTGCTGTAGATTTTTGATTTCCTTCCGTAAAAAAAAAACGGAACGCTTTAATGCGTCCTTATCTGCACGAGAAAAATATTTAGCAACAAAAGACTCCACATCTTCGGAAAAAGCGTCACTCACTTTCTCGATGAGTTCTTTTCTTTTCGGGAATACTTGATTGCCTAGAGAAGATAAATGTTGGAAAAATTTGCTTTTTAATCGCATACGCATGCCAACATTCATGAGCTCTTTACGCAAGTCAATGATTCTTGCTGAAAAGCTACTTAACCAAACTAATGAGGTATGTAACTCCTTATAAAAAGCCTTTCTTTTCTCTAACGTCTGGGTTTCTAAAAACACCGACTGCTCTTCTTGTACTGTTAGGGGATTTGTTCCTTCTAAGAAATTGGTGATATCTTGCTCTAGACAAGATATGGCCAACTCAATCTGTCCAACAACAAAAGTCCCCTCTTCATCTTGTAAGGATTTAATATGTCGTCCTTCTTTCGTTAAATCAATATAGCGCCGCCAAAATTCAGCCCGCTTACCAACGTTTTCTACTTGATGGAATAATGGAAGACAATGCTTTCGTATCGCCCAAAACAGCTTTAAATTTGCTCCTTGGTTGTTTCTTAAGGCTTGCTCCATTTTCTCTAGACTAAAAGTCACCTGCTCCTCTATCGATGAGAAAGCAGCTAACTCTTGAGTAAATATGGTAAAGGATTCATTAGTCATCGCGGCGTTAGAAATATCATCACTTTTGAATTTCAATTCCTCACTAGAAACCACTATAGAACCTTGTTTTGCTTCTGAAGAATAAAAGCTGTTGTCTGAAGTATCCATAATAACAACTTAGGGTGTAGGGCTTGACAAAGAAATAATGAATAGAAGATAAAGTTTGCCCCCGCACTACATTATCGTCAATCGTTTTTATGAACTTATTTACTAGAATTTCCTTTGACGAGGGATTGGAGTTATTTAGAACAAGTCCTTTAGAAAAACTACAGGAGGCTGCGAATATTTTACGCAAACAGCGCCATCCTGGTAATAAAGTCACGTATGTCCTAGACGCCAACCCGAACTACACCAACATTTGTAAAATTGATTGTACCTTCTGCGCGTTTTATAGAAAGCCTCACGCTTCTGACGCGTATCTCCTTTCTTTTGACAAATTTCGTTCTTTAATGCAACGATATATATCTATGGGAGTTAAAACTGTGCTTCTTCAAGGAGGGGTCCATCCGCAACTAGGGATAGACTATCTGGAAGAATTCGTACGGATCACGGTGCAAGAATTCCCCTCGATCCACCCCCATTTCTTCTCTGCAGTAGAAATTTCACATGCAGCCTCTGTATCCGGAATCAGTAACGAAGAGGCTTTAATGAGACTGTGGAATGCAGGGCAGAGGACGATTCCTGGAGGGGGTGCTGAAATTTTTTCCGAACGTGTGCGCAAGATTATATCGCCAAAAAAAATGGGGCCCGATGGGTGGATTAATTTCCACAAGCTTGCCCATCGTTTAGGGTTCTACTCTACAGCAACAATGATGTTTGGGCATATTGAAAACGCTCATGATATTCTCTTGCATCTGCAAGCTCTCAGGGACGCTCAGGACGAAACTCCTGGGTTTTATAGCTTCATTCCTTGGAGCTATAAGTCTGGAAATACCGCTTTAGGACGCAAGGTCCCTAATCAAGCCCCACCTGAGATGTATTATCGCATTCTCGCACTGGCTCGAATCTTCTTAGACAACTTTGAGCATATCGCGGCTTCATGGTTTGGAGAAGGTAAAGAACACGGAGCTCGTGGATTACATTATGGGGCCGATGATTTTGGAGGAACGATTATTGATGAGAGCGTGCATAAATGTGCGGGATGGACTTTAAAGAGTTCTGAAGAGGAAACTCGGACGATGATCGCTTCAGAAGGATTTATCCCTGTGGAGAGGAATACTTTCTATGAACCTATAGAAACGCCTTCTTATCAACCATGAAGAAAATAATCCTCTGCTATCTTTGCTGCTATCGTTTCTGCTGTTAATCCCAGGGTAGGCAATTCTCGAAATATAGGGTAACGTTTAAACCAGGTCCTTTGTTTTTTAGTATAATGGCAAGTATTGGTGATGAATTTTTGTTTAACAGCTTCATAAGATTCTGCGGGAGACCCCTGATCAATAAATTCGATCCATTCTCTATATCCTATAGCTCTTGATGCTGAGGAATTGTCTCTAATCCCCTGCTTGAGTAATCTATGCACCTCATCAATTAAGTCATCTTCGAGCATTCTTTGACAACGCAAGTGGATTGTGTCTCGCAGAAGTTCTTTAGGTGGTGATAAAAACCATCCTCGGCAATTATACTCCTGACATTCGCTAGCTTCCTTGGTCCATTTATGGTCGGAAACTTTTTTCCCTGTTAAATGGATAATTTCTAAAGCGCGGACGATTTTGTTTCTATCATTCTTAGTAATCGTACGCGCATATTCAGGATCTTTCAGGCAAAGATTTTCGTATAAAAGCGACAAGCCATGCTCCTGAATATACAGAGCTAATTTATCACGGAAATCGCAGTCGGGAGAAGGTCCTTGAGGAGGCCCTGAGAGAAAGGTATGAAAATAAAATCCGGTGCCGCCCACAAGAATAGGGACTTTATTTCTAGAGAGGATATTCTGACATGCCTGGATGGCCTGGTAATAAAAATCGACAGCATTAAAAAGTTCTTGGACATGGCATATATCGATCAGATAATGAGGAATGCGCTGTCTATCCTCCCAAGATACTTTTGCTGTGCCGATATCCATACCCCGATAGACTTGCATGGAATCAACAGATATAATTTCTCCATCAATCATAGGCGCTAGCCTTAAAGAAACATCCGTTTTCCCGGATCCTGTAGGTCCTGCAAGTAAAATCACCGTGCGCTTAAACAATTTTGCAAATGATTTTTGAGGATCTAAGCAGACATCACATCCTGTAGATGTCATGGCATTAGCATGGAATTCAGGAGCACGCATATGCACCAGGATTAAAACTTAGTGAAACATTCTTGTTCTGATTGGCAAACAGGCAGCAGTTGATCGACGCCTGCTATACGAATAACATCGGCTACCACATTAGAGACGCAACAAATACAAAGAAGACCCTGGCAAGCCTGTAAAGATTTAGACAATGAAAATACAAGGCGGATGCCTGCGCTACTCATGTAAGTCACGTATTGGAAGTTGAGTACAATTTTATGTTTACCTTCTGCAACTTTCTTATTTAGGAAGGCTTCTGCTTTGGGCACAGAAACAGCATCTAACGCCCCTTCTAAAGAGACAACAAGAACATCCCCATACTGTTTAGTTAACCAATCCATAAAAGCAACTCCAAATAGTATCTCGCAAATATTAACGATATTATTTACGATAAAAATAAAAAACAATGCGCACCCATGGTAAGAAGCTTTATAAAAATGCTTTTTTCTCCTGGACCAAGATATTCTCTGTCTTACGCATTCCTATGTATTTTCCTTAGCGTCCTCATTTTTATTCCTACCATGCATTGGCTTTTGTTTCCCGAGACTTTTTTATTTCCTATAACAAAAGCTCTTCCCATTAAAAATATTTTCCTTATTTCTCCATCGCCGTCTAGAATTCCTGAGGCTATCTTTTCAGAGACATTACAATTATCTGCAGATTATCCTACTTTCCTACATCAATTTGCAATTAAGCAAGCGGAGGCTACGTTAAAAGATCTAGGGATATTTTCTTCGGTATCGATAAAAAAAGTCCCAGACAACAAAGGCATCATTATCTTTTATGCTTTACACACCCCTATAGGCTATTTAGGTAACCAAACAAATACGTTAATCAACCATTCTGGGGAACGCTTCCCTTGCCAACCTTTTTTTAAAACGCAAAAACTTCCTAAGATTTTTTTCCCACAAAAAGATGTAGAATCTTCTATTTTACCTTCGTGGAAAATCGACATTGCCTCTCTTCTAATTGACGAACTCCGAGAAGATCCTCCTGTGGTTATTGATTTGTCTCTTACGGACATCTACCCTATGGAAATCACCGTTTCCTTATCTTCTGGAAATCTTCTAAGGTTTCAATACCATACGCTAGATGCAGGATTAAAAAATTATCACCTTGCTCAATATCATACTGTGATACAATCCAGAGACTGCCACATTTACGATTTAAGATTCCCCTCCTATCTATTATTAAGTAAGTTATGACCCCGATACTCATTTTGACTCAACTACCTTCTGAAGAAGAAGCCGAGCTTATCGCTCACACTTTAATCACTCAAAAATTAGCGGCTTGCGTCCATGTTTTCCCAAAAGGGAAATCTACGTACCTATGGGAAGGCCAGCTCTACATTTCTGAGGAATACCACATGCAAATCAAAACACTCTCTTCGCGATTTTCTGAGGTATCCAAAACCATTCGTTCTTTGTGTTCTTACGACGTTCCGGAAATCATTTTTATTAAAATTGATGGTGGCAATCCAGAATATTTACAGTGGTTATCTCTAGAAACTGCCCCACAAACATCTCAGGAAATGAATAAATCTTGACGTTTTTTCGAAATTCGGTATAATCTTTTCAGGAACTTTGAATGATGCATAAGTGCTTTATTCTTTTTTTCCACATCTCAATTTAATTTGGATTTTATGGAAGAGTTTGTAGCATATATCGTAAAGAATTTAGTTGCTGATCCTGAAGCTGTGGAAATTCGTTCTATTCAGGATGAGTCAGGTGAATCTATAAAGTTAGAGATACGTGTGGCTCCCGATGATATAGGGAAGATCATAGGTAGACGGGGAAATACAATACACGCATTAAGAACTATTCTTAGACGTGTGTGCGCGAGATTAAAAAAGAAGATACAAATTGACTTGATCCAGCCCGAGGGGATCAGAGAATCTGTTGACGAAAGTGAGGGTGTTTCCGGTAATTTCTGTCTGGATTCAAACAACTCTAGCGATTCAGAGATGGCCCATCAATGTTGTGGCCGAGGCAATTGCTGTTCAGCCGATGACGAAGATACAGAAGCATCTTCGGTTCATCACGAATGCAGTCATAATCACCATTCTGAATAATATTCACTACTTTTCTTCTTAATAAATAGAGTTTGGCAATAGCTAAAGACCCCTTTTCGGAGTTTTTAGCTCTTCGCAGTTACTAGACACTGCTTATTCAAGGTTCTGCCGACCTTTTTCTTCTGATCAAACTTATGTAGCCCTGATATAATCAATTGATGAATGACTTGTTCGAAAGTCCATCCTAAACGGACAAAATCATGAAGAAATGGACTTGCCTTTGTCATTCCTGGAATAGGGTTCATTTCAGAAAGCCAAAAATTTCCTTCATCATCTAAAAAGAAATCCACTCTACATGAACCTTGCCCTTGGATAACACGATACATTCGTTCTGTTAACTCCTTGACTCTTATTTTTAATTCTTCAGAGAGATCCAAATCGTATTGTATTTGCGCGCTAGTTCTACCATTTAATCCGTACTTATCTTCATAACTAATAAATCTTTTTTCACCACAACGTTCATGTGGTTCAGAAATATAGTAACAGCTACTAGAGTCTCCGAGACAAGACACTTCTATTTCACGAGATCCTAAACGACTTTCTTCAATAAAAATATCTGTATCATAGAGGAAGGCTTCGGATATTTTTGCTTTTAGTTCTTCTTCATTATGCACTTCAAAAACGCCGATACTTGATCCCAAATGTGCGGTTTTCACAAACATAGGGAAAGTAAAGGCCTCTGCAATCTTATGCATACATAACTCTGGCGTTCTTTTCCAGGCATGTAAAGTCAATGGCTGATAAGGAACTACGGGGACACCTACAGAAGCTGCAAGGCGTTTAGTCATAATCTTATCCATAGTGACTGAAGAAAAGAGCAAGGAGGGCCCGGCATAGGGCTGATTGATAATTTCTAAGAATCCTTGAAGCGTACCGTCTTCTCCAAAGGGGCCATGTAATATCGGAAGGATAAAATCTAAATGTATAAGAGCCTCTGTGATCTCTGAAGATAAGACATGATAACCTTTTCCTTCATAATCTTCGCATTCAATAGTCGAGACCTTGGACCATAATCCCTGACGATCGATAATAAAGTATTGTATATCGTAGTATTCGGGAGACAAATACCGAACGACATTTTTCGCAGACAATACGGAAATATCGTGTTCGCAAGACTTCCCTCCACAGACTACTCCAACGGAAAGTTTCTTAGGTTCAAAATCCTTTAAAGCGTTGCCTACAGCATAAATATTTCCTGCTCCTAAAGATATACAGATATCATGAACGCGTATTTCTTGTTGGAGATAGGGAAGA
Above is a genomic segment from Chlamydia abortus containing:
- a CDS encoding inositol monophosphatase family protein; the encoded protein is MPSHLLDYQRVAESIVEKTIAELIRYRQRLPLVPFWTKPDGSFVTPADYAVQYCLQKKLSTTFPHIPFIGEEVLDPVDDKHKIHSILEFIHRLDAKATPDDLLETLSPNQKASTLYWLVDPIDSTSGFIKNRFFASAVSLMYEDSPILAVMACPCADRHTFKIYSAAKNSGVSLFGTAIETRQYLKSGETLTGKFCEASLAARNQQHQATRLLSLSLPGQPQACRVDSQYKYAMVAEGAVDFFIRYPFAISQARAWDHAPGAFLVEESGGVVSDIFGNALNYRREDFILENHPIILASGNAEIHRTTLDALQEHLNIVSEENLLAY
- a CDS encoding Glu/Leu/Phe/Val dehydrogenase family protein codes for the protein MKYPLVFKDLHIEDYERVIEVTCEDIQLHALIAIHQTLVGPALGGVRAFSYDSFDAALTDVLRLSKGMTYKAVLSGTGTGGGKSVIILPQGMTRPTEDILRAFGQAVDSLSGQYIAAEDMGVSVNDINIIHQETPWVCGIESVSGDPSIYTAHGVFLCIKETAEQLWGSSSLTGRKIGIQGLGAVGRKLLHSLFFAGAELYVSDANPSILDEVTKFYGVTVVPIHAFPTLECDIFVPCAFGGVINRSNVYNLRCRAVVGAANNQLEHPSLGAVLHAQGILYAPDYLANAGGLLNVALAVGKTYCPKTVLQKVNQLPLILKEIYQKSEDTDQDTVILSDSIVEEKLTAYI
- a CDS encoding inorganic pyrophosphatase; protein product: MSEKQSLSIMHPWHGPILTQDNYESLCCYIEITPQDSVKFELDKTTGLLKVDRPQKFSNFCPCLYGLLPRTYCGELSGQYSGEQSLKADIRGDDDPLDVCVLTEKNITHGNILLQARPIGGLRIIDSGEADDKIIAVLEDDLVFSEIKDISDCPCTVLDMIQHYFLTYKATPEHLINAKPAKIEIVGIYGKKEAQKVIQLAHEDYLNKFVREKTTI
- a CDS encoding bis(5'-nucleosyl)-tetraphosphatase; translation: MIKTKYEYSFGIIPIKFFGTPDKSTLKACFICHTQGKHWGFPKGHSEDKEGPQEAAERELVEETGLSIVNFFPKVLVEHYSFNDNEVFVRKEVTYFLAEVQGDVHADPNEICDTQWLSFQEGIRLLSFPELKEIAVEADKFINSYLFSF
- the fabF gene encoding beta-ketoacyl-ACP synthase II, whose protein sequence is MSKKRVVVTGLGVVSCLGNEIDTFYDNLLAGVSGVRTITSFPCEDYATRFAGWIPEFNPEPYLDKKQARRVDCFITYAVVAAKKAIAMSRWDKDNLPADPLRCGVIIGSGMGGLQTLDDGMERLILGNKKLSPFFIPYIITNMAPALIAMDFGLMGPNYSISTACATSNYCIDAAYQHLVSGRADIIVCGGTEAAVNRVGLAGFIANRALSERNDAPQEASRPWDRDRDGFVIGEGAGILVLETLENALKRGAPIYAEILGAYTTCDAFHITAPRDDGEGITSCILGALESSGIPKERVNYINAHGTSTPLGDISEVLALKKAFGSHVKKLRMNSTKSLIGHCLGAAGGVEAVATIQAIQTGKLHPTINLENPITEIDDFDVVANKAQDWDIDVAMSNSFGFGGHNSTILFSRYIP
- the rsfS gene encoding ribosome silencing factor, with translation MELFCFDLLKVIAKVIDNKKGNNPVILDVRAISQLTDYFIFAEGHVGVHVKALADTIVQELKEHNVAPLHVEGLSHGDWVVIDYGFIVIHLFISSIREQYRLEELWKDGSIITSKLLAS
- a CDS encoding haloacid dehalogenase-like hydrolase, which codes for MFFIFSSVSIFFLDLPSFYSRIVSSLFSSVAFEDLSATACNFAQTLVKKDFYTPALEKFYEALEDPLGEVMIFSSSPDFIVRPIAEKLGANICYASKFQVFSRGQTLANQCLTGDNKARILSHLKKIGRARSHTFSDHILDLPFLLLGEEKTVVRPRGRLRKMARKYYWNII
- the mqnC gene encoding cyclic dehypoxanthinyl futalosine synthase, translating into MNLFTRISFDEGLELFRTSPLEKLQEAANILRKQRHPGNKVTYVLDANPNYTNICKIDCTFCAFYRKPHASDAYLLSFDKFRSLMQRYISMGVKTVLLQGGVHPQLGIDYLEEFVRITVQEFPSIHPHFFSAVEISHAASVSGISNEEALMRLWNAGQRTIPGGGAEIFSERVRKIISPKKMGPDGWINFHKLAHRLGFYSTATMMFGHIENAHDILLHLQALRDAQDETPGFYSFIPWSYKSGNTALGRKVPNQAPPEMYYRILALARIFLDNFEHIAASWFGEGKEHGARGLHYGADDFGGTIIDESVHKCAGWTLKSSEEETRTMIASEGFIPVERNTFYEPIETPSYQP
- the miaA gene encoding tRNA (adenosine(37)-N6)-dimethylallyltransferase MiaA, which encodes MRAPEFHANAMTSTGCDVCLDPQKSFAKLFKRTVILLAGPTGSGKTDVSLRLAPMIDGEIISVDSMQVYRGMDIGTAKVSWEDRQRIPHYLIDICHVQELFNAVDFYYQAIQACQNILSRNKVPILVGGTGFYFHTFLSGPPQGPSPDCDFRDKLALYIQEHGLSLLYENLCLKDPEYARTITKNDRNKIVRALEIIHLTGKKVSDHKWTKEASECQEYNCRGWFLSPPKELLRDTIHLRCQRMLEDDLIDEVHRLLKQGIRDNSSASRAIGYREWIEFIDQGSPAESYEAVKQKFITNTCHYTKKQRTWFKRYPIFRELPTLGLTAETIAAKIAEDYFLHG
- a CDS encoding STAS domain-containing protein; its protein translation is MDWLTKQYGDVLVVSLEGALDAVSVPKAEAFLNKKVAEGKHKIVLNFQYVTYMSSAGIRLVFSLSKSLQACQGLLCICCVSNVVADVIRIAGVDQLLPVCQSEQECFTKF
- a CDS encoding cell division protein FtsQ; this encodes MVRSFIKMLFSPGPRYSLSYAFLCIFLSVLIFIPTMHWLLFPETFLFPITKALPIKNIFLISPSPSRIPEAIFSETLQLSADYPTFLHQFAIKQAEATLKDLGIFSSVSIKKVPDNKGIIIFYALHTPIGYLGNQTNTLINHSGERFPCQPFFKTQKLPKIFFPQKDVESSILPSWKIDIASLLIDELREDPPVVIDLSLTDIYPMEITVSLSSGNLLRFQYHTLDAGLKNYHLAQYHTVIQSRDCHIYDLRFPSYLLLSKL